TCCGGGAAAAGTTAGCCGAAATTGGTCTTGGGCTTGAAAAGCGCCTTGGTGACCGGGTAGGATTGCTCTCCGGTGGTCAGCGTCAGGCACTTGCACTTTTGATGGCAACTATGGGTAACCCCAAAATACTGCTTCTTGATGAACATACCGCTAATCTGGACCCCAAAACGGGAGAAAAAATCATGAATTTGACCACTTCACTCATTGCCGAAAACGGCTTGACAGCGCTCATGGTTACCCACAACCTGAACGACGCCCTGCGCTATGGAACGAGAACTCTTCTGATGGATGAAGGTGAAGTGGTGCTTGATATTGCTGGAGAGGAGAGAAAAAAGATTACCGTTAATGAGCTTTTGGAGCGTTTCAGCGCAGCACGGCATAAAGATTTTGTAGAAGACCGTGCCTTGCTTTCGTCGTGATTTGTAAAGGGTAGCTTCATTCAAGGAAAAAGTCAAAATCATCATCTAAAGGAGGATGAACCATGATAGAAAACCATATTACGCTTAAGAAATCCGAAATGCCCACTGTTTGGTACAACATTTTGCCAGATCTTCCCCGCCCCCTGGATCCCCCTTTGCATCCTTTAACCAAGCAGCCGGTGGCACCGCAAGATCTCGAACCCATTTTTCCACCAAGCCTTATTGCTCAGGAAGTAAGCAGCGAAAACTTCATTGATATCCCAGGGGAAGTTCTGGATATCTACCGTTTATGGAGACCCACTCCCTTAATTCGAGCATTGAGACTTGAGAAAGCACTAAGGACTCCTGCTCGCATTTATTACAAGTATGAAGGGGTAAGCCCTGCGGGAAGCCACAAACCCAATACTGCGGTAGCGCAGGCTTATTACAACAAAAAGGATGGCACCAAAAGATTGACTACCGAGACTGGAGCTGGGCAGTGGGGTTCGGCACTGGCCATGGCCTGCCAGTTTTTTGGCATAGAGTGTACGGTGTATATGGTCAAGGTGAGCTACGAACAAAAACCTTACCGCAAAGTCCTTATGCAGACCTGGGGCGCAAGTGTATTTCCCAGTCCCAGCGAGCGTACTAAAGCAGGAAGGGATATTTTAGCTAAAGACCCCAATTCCCTCGGTAGTCTGGGTATCGCCATTAGCGAGGCCATTGAGGATGCAGTTAACACCCCCAATTCCAAATACAGCCTGGGAAGCGTTTTGAACCACGTTTTATTGCATCAAACCATAATTGGTGAGGAAGCTCGCTTGCAGCTTGAGAAGGCAGGAGAGTCTTTTCCGGACATTGTCATTGGTTGCGTAGGTGGAGGAAGTAACTTTGGTGGGATTCTGTTCCCATTTATGCGCGATAAACTGAAAGGGACCAGAGATTTTAGGGCCATCGCAGTTGAGCCCGTTGCTTGCTCATCGCTACTTAAGGGTAAATACGATTACGATTATGGAGATGTAGCCAAAAACACGCCGCTTTTGAAAATGCACACCTTAGGGCATGATTTCATACCTCCTGCCATTCACGCTGGAGGCTTGCGCTATCACGGCATGGCACCCATTATAAGCCTTCTTTACGACACAGGATACATCGAGGCTCAGGCCTATCACCAGAGTGAAGTGTTTGAAGCAGCACTGCTTTTTGCCAGGACTGAGGGCATCGTCGTGGCACCAGAAAGTGCTCATGCGGTTAAGGCCTGTATTGAGGAAGCGAAAAAATGCGCAGAAAAAGGAGAAGAAAAGGTAATCCTCTTTAACCTCAGCGGTCACGGCTTCCTGGATTTGGGAGCTTATGATAAATTCCTGAACGAGGGACTCCCTGACGTATCGGAATAAAATGAATGTCCGGGTCCCCAACGGCCCGGACTTTTTGCAATGAAAAAGAGAATTCTGGTTGCTAACCCCTGGATTTATGACTTTACAGCGTATGACCTCTGGTTGAAACCTCTGGGGCTCCTTTTTATTGCTTCACACCTTAAAAACGCAGGTTTTGAGGTTGAACTCCTGGATTGCCTGGACCGCAGTCATCCTGGAATGCCTGATGCAAGCAACAGGGGTCCGAAACGCCTACGCGAGTTTGGTTGCGGTGGGTATTACAAAGAAATCCTTCCCCGTCCGGATTGCTTGAGAAACATTCCCCGTCACTTTGGAAGGTTTGGCATTCCTCTTTCGGAGGTAAAAAAAGACCTGAGCCAGCGAAAACCCTTTGACGTTGCGTTTATAACCTGTGGAATGACCTACTGGTATCCAGGAGCAGTGCTTTTGAAAGAAGTAATCAAGGAAATCTGGCCATCCTGTCAGGTAGTACTGGGAGGTATTTACCCTGCCTTGTGTCCAGAGCACGCAAAAAAGTGGGGATTCGATGCAGTTATTGCTTCCTGTGACCCTGTCCAGGTACTTCAGGAAGTGGGCATTATCTTAGAAAGTAATCTTCAGGTTCGCACGGCTGAAGAATTTTTCTCAACATCACCCTGGTACTCGCTTTATAAACGACTCTTTTACGGTGTGATTATAACTTCGGTGGGATGTCCTTTCCACTGCAGCTATTGTGCTTCGCGTACTCTCTGGCCCTCCTTTCTAAGGAGAGACTCCACTCTGGTTGTGCAGGAAATCGAAACACTTTATCACACTTTTGGAGTCAGGGATTTTGCATTCTATGACGACGCGCTCCTTTTCCAAGCCCAGGAAGGATTTTTGCAGCTTCTTGAGGAAATAATCAAGCTGGATCTTCCCCTGCGCTTTCATCTGCCAAACGGTGTACATGCTTGTTTTCTGGAGCCCCAAGTTGCCAGGATGATGTACAGGGCTAACTTTAAAACCCTGAGAATAGCCCTGGAAACAACTTCACCGGAGATTCAAAAGATAACGGGTAATAAGGTTGATAATCGGACTTTCGAAAGCGCTGTTGCTTCACTGCGGAGGGTCGGCTTCTCACCCCAGGAAATCGAGGTGTATCTGCTCTTTGGTTTTCCTGGTCCTTCATCTGAAGACTATTTGTCTTCGGTGGAATATGTAAGAAGACTGGGTTTGCGTCCCCGCATTTCTCTCTATTCCCCGGTACCGGGGAGTGTGGATTTCGAAAAACTTGCCCGTATTTACCCGGAAATAAGAGATGAGCCACTACTTCACAACAAAATCGCCTATCTCTATTACACTGGCCAAAATGAACTCTACGCCACATTGCAAAAATTGTGTTCTCAACCGTTATAATATTAAAGAGGAGGTGAAAAAGATGAAAATTACCTGGTTTGGTCATGCTTTTTTCCTGGCGGAGACTGCAGAAGGTATTCGCATAGCCTTTGACCCCTTTGATAGCAGCGTTGGTTATCCTCTTCCGGAAGTTACAGCTGACCTTGTTTGTGTGAGTCACGACCACTATGACCACAATAACGTTGCTCTGATTAAAGGGAATCCTCGCATAGTGAATCAAAGTGGAAGTATAAAATATAACGGAATCACCATTTCGGCCTTCAAAACCTTTCATGATGAAGAAAGAGGAAGAAAAAGAGGCGAAAACTTGGTGTACAGAGTCGAGGCAGATGGTATTGTGCTCTTACATCTTGGTGACCTGGGAGATATTCCACCTGCTGGCGAGATAGAAGCTTGGAAACCGGTGGATATCGTCTTTGTGCCAGTAGGGGGAGTGTATACCATCGATCATAACCAAGCGCACCGGTTAGTTACTCAAATCAACCCCCGTGTTATAGTGCCCATGCATTATAAAACACCATACCTTAGTTTTGCCCTTAACGCAGTTGACCCTTTCTTGAAATTATTTCCCAGGGTGCGCCGTTTTGAAACTTCCACCCTGGAAGTTACTAAGGAAAGTTTGCCTCAGCAGGAAGAAGTGTGGCTACCCAAAGTTCCTTAAAAAAAACCACAAAAACTTGCTAAGTGTGCATCAGGTTGGTAGAATATAGGGCTGTGCATTCTGGTTAAAAGCTTTAGAGTGAAAAGTGTCTAAATTTATTTTTGTCAAGGAGCGTGAAAATGTTCACGATTAGTGTTTGTGTGGGAAGTTCCTGCCACCTTAAGGGAGCTTACGAAATAATCAAGATATGCCAGGAGCTCCTCGAAAAACACCAGCTTGAGGGAAAAGTGGAGCTTAAAGGAACTTTCTGTTGCGGCAAGTGCAGTGAACAGGGAGTAACAGTAATCATCAATGGAGAAACACTGAGCGGTGTCTTGCCTTCCAATTTTGAAGAAGTTTTCCAAGAAAAAGTGTTGAAGGAAATCCAAAATGAGCGTCATTAAAACCGAGGTAACCAGCTGTCGGGATTGTTATAAGTGTGTGCGTCATTGCCCGGTCAAAGCCATCAGGGTGAGTATGGGCCATGCCGAGATAGTTGACGAGCGGTGCATTAAAGACGGACGCTGTTTGAACATTTGTCCTCAGGGAGCCAAAGTGGTGCGCAAGGACGTGGAGAAAGCAATTGCCCTTTTGAAAAATAAAGAAAAAGTGGTCGTGAGTCTTGCTCCTTCCTTTGTAGCTGCCTTTCCAGAAATAAGCCCTGGTCAACTGGTTAGTGGCTTGAAAAGACTGGGTTTCCAGGAAATCCGCGAAACGGCAGAAGGTGCAGAGTGGGTAGCTCTGGAGCATGCACTCCTGGTGCAAGAAAAGAAGGGGCCTTTTATTTCCAGCTCCTGTCCTGCAATTAACGCCCTAATCTACACCTATTACCCTCAGTACATTGATTACCTGGCTCCGGTGGTTTCGCCAATGATTGCTCATGCCAGGATTCTCAGGAAAGAACATTTCTCACAAGAAATAGGTGTAGTATTCATCGGGCCGTGCGTTGCCAAAAAAGCGGAGGCTGAAGAAGAGGAAGTGCTTGGAGAGGTGGACGTGGTACTCACTTTTCAGGAGCTCAGAGAATGGCTCCGGAGAGAAAAGATAGATCTGGCCTCTTTACCAGAAGAACCACTGAGTCAGTCTCGTATTAGTTGGGCAAGGGCTTTTCCGGTAGAAGGGGGGTTGTTGAAATCAGCATCGCTTGAGACAGATCTCCTTTCTGTAGAAAAGGTGGTTATAACTGGCATTGATCGGGCAAAAAGGTTTCTTGAGGAGTTTGAAAAGGAAAGC
This portion of the Thermatribacter velox genome encodes:
- a CDS encoding MBL fold metallo-hydrolase, with the protein product MKITWFGHAFFLAETAEGIRIAFDPFDSSVGYPLPEVTADLVCVSHDHYDHNNVALIKGNPRIVNQSGSIKYNGITISAFKTFHDEERGRKRGENLVYRVEADGIVLLHLGDLGDIPPAGEIEAWKPVDIVFVPVGGVYTIDHNQAHRLVTQINPRVIVPMHYKTPYLSFALNAVDPFLKLFPRVRRFETSTLEVTKESLPQQEEVWLPKVP
- a CDS encoding radical SAM protein; the protein is MKKRILVANPWIYDFTAYDLWLKPLGLLFIASHLKNAGFEVELLDCLDRSHPGMPDASNRGPKRLREFGCGGYYKEILPRPDCLRNIPRHFGRFGIPLSEVKKDLSQRKPFDVAFITCGMTYWYPGAVLLKEVIKEIWPSCQVVLGGIYPALCPEHAKKWGFDAVIASCDPVQVLQEVGIILESNLQVRTAEEFFSTSPWYSLYKRLFYGVIITSVGCPFHCSYCASRTLWPSFLRRDSTLVVQEIETLYHTFGVRDFAFYDDALLFQAQEGFLQLLEEIIKLDLPLRFHLPNGVHACFLEPQVARMMYRANFKTLRIALETTSPEIQKITGNKVDNRTFESAVASLRRVGFSPQEIEVYLLFGFPGPSSEDYLSSVEYVRRLGLRPRISLYSPVPGSVDFEKLARIYPEIRDEPLLHNKIAYLYYTGQNELYATLQKLCSQPL
- a CDS encoding (2Fe-2S) ferredoxin domain-containing protein; the encoded protein is MFTISVCVGSSCHLKGAYEIIKICQELLEKHQLEGKVELKGTFCCGKCSEQGVTVIINGETLSGVLPSNFEEVFQEKVLKEIQNERH
- a CDS encoding TrpB-like pyridoxal phosphate-dependent enzyme, which gives rise to MIENHITLKKSEMPTVWYNILPDLPRPLDPPLHPLTKQPVAPQDLEPIFPPSLIAQEVSSENFIDIPGEVLDIYRLWRPTPLIRALRLEKALRTPARIYYKYEGVSPAGSHKPNTAVAQAYYNKKDGTKRLTTETGAGQWGSALAMACQFFGIECTVYMVKVSYEQKPYRKVLMQTWGASVFPSPSERTKAGRDILAKDPNSLGSLGIAISEAIEDAVNTPNSKYSLGSVLNHVLLHQTIIGEEARLQLEKAGESFPDIVIGCVGGGSNFGGILFPFMRDKLKGTRDFRAIAVEPVACSSLLKGKYDYDYGDVAKNTPLLKMHTLGHDFIPPAIHAGGLRYHGMAPIISLLYDTGYIEAQAYHQSEVFEAALLFARTEGIVVAPESAHAVKACIEEAKKCAEKGEEKVILFNLSGHGFLDLGAYDKFLNEGLPDVSE
- a CDS encoding ABC transporter ATP-binding protein encodes the protein MLELQKLNKYFFKGTVDERWAIRNLNLCVSPGEFITIVGSNGAGKTTLLNLISGTYLPDTGKILIDGKDVTNLPAYKRAHFLGRVFQDTFRGTAASLTIEENLAIAYLKGKKKGLRIAIKDKMRRYFREKLAEIGLGLEKRLGDRVGLLSGGQRQALALLMATMGNPKILLLDEHTANLDPKTGEKIMNLTTSLIAENGLTALMVTHNLNDALRYGTRTLLMDEGEVVLDIAGEERKKITVNELLERFSAARHKDFVEDRALLSS